ACGTAGGCCTCCGGGTTGATCGGCTCACCCACCGAGCCGAGCAGCCGCAGGGAGGACAGGTCGTGGCGCTCGGGGATGTCCGCGCCCCACTTCATGAACGTGCGGATCGCGGTCGGGGCGCAGTAGAGGATCGTCACCCCGTACTTGTCGACGAGCTCCCACCAGCGGCCCTGGTGCGGGGTGTCGGGGGTGCCCTCGTACATGACGCTGGTGGCGCCGTTCGCCAGCGGGCCGTAGACGAGGTAGGAGTGCCCGGTGACCCAGCCGATGTCGGCGGCGGTCCAGAAGACGTCGGTCTCGGGCTTGAGGTCGAAGGTCGCCCAGTGGGTGTAGGCGGTGCCGACGAGGTAGCCACCCGTGGTGTGCAGGATGCCCTTCGGCTTCCCCGTGCTGCCCGAGGTGTACATGATGTAGAGCGGGTGCTCGGCGGGGAAGAACTCGCAGGCGTGCTCGGTGGCCTGGCCGCCGACGAACTCGTGCCACCAGAGGTCCCGGCCCTCGGCCATCGCGGTCTCCTGCTCCGTCCGCCGGACGACCAGCACGTGGTGCACGTCCGGGCACGACTCGAGCGCGGCGTCGACGGCCGGCTTCAGCGGTGAGGGCTTGCCCCGCCGGAAGCCGCCGTCGGCGGTGATCACGACCTCGACCCCGCAGTCCTGGATGCGCGAGGCGAGCGCGTCCGCGGAGAAGCCGCCGAACACGACGGTGTGCGGGGCGCCGATCCGGGCGCAGGCGAGCATGGCCACGACGGCCTCGGGGATCATCGGCAGGTAGATCGCGACCCGGTCGCCGGCCTCGACGCCGATCGCGGTGAGCGCGTTGGCGGCCTGGCGGACCTCGCTGGCCAGGTCGGCGTAGGTGATGGTGCGGGTGTCGCCGGGCTCGCCCTCGAAGTGGAAGGCCACCCGGTCGCCCAGGCCGGCCTCGACGTGCCGGTCCAGGCAGTTGTAGGCGGCGTTGAGGCGCCCGTCGGCGAACCACTGCGCGAAGGGCGGGTTGCTCCAGTCGAGCACCTGGGTGGGCTCGGTCTCCCAGCTGATCCGCCGGGCCTGCTGGGCCCAGAACGCCTCGACGTCGGCCTCGGCCTCGGCGTAGGTGGCCGCGGTGACGTTCGCGTGCGCGGCCAGCTCCGGGGGCGGGGGGAAGCGACGGTCCTCGTGCATCAGGTTGGACAGTCCTTCTTCGCTCACGCTGGTCCTCCTCGACGGCTTCTGCGGTGCCGGGCGGTGCCCGGCCGTGCTCAGGTTAGCGAGGCGGCCCCCGGCCGCCGTCGACACCGGGTGGGCGACGGCGGTCCGGGGCGCCGGCTCAGTGGCTGACGGCCTTCTCGGCCCCGGCCCCGGTGAGCGAGCGCACCGAGAGCTCGTCGTAGCGCCGTTCGGCCTCCGGGTCCTTGCTGAGCAGCGTGCCGACGATGCCGCACAGGAAGCCGAACGGGATCGACACCAGGCCGGGGTTGCGCAGCGGGAACCAGGCGAAGTCCAGGCCGGGGATCAGCGAGGTCTCGGTGCCCGAGGTGACGGGGGAGAAGACCACGAGCAGGACGGCGGCCAGCAGCCCGCCGTAGATGCTGCAGGTGGCGCCGAGGGTGTTGAAGCGCCGCCAGAACAGGTTGAACAGCAGTGCCGGCAGGTTGGCCGAGGCGGCGACGGCGAAGGCCAGCGCCACCAGGAACGCGATGTTGAGCCGCTGCGCCGGGATGGCCAGCGCGATGGCCACGGCGCCGATGGCGAACGCGGCGATCCGGACGACGACCAGCTCGCTGCGCTCGCTCGCGCGGCCCTTCTTGAGGACGCTCGCGTAGAGGTCGTGCGCCACCGAGGACGCGGACGTCAGGGTTAGCCCGGCGACGACGGCCAGGATGGTGGCGAAGGCGACCGCGGAGATGAGCGCGAGCAGCACCGACCCGCCCAGCGTGCCCTCGCCACCGCCGACGGCCTGGGCCAGCAGCGGTGAGGCGGCGTTGCCCGAGGTGGTGGCGATCTGGCTGCCCTTCCCCGTGTCGACGAGGGCGGCGGCGCCGAAGCCGAGCACCAGGGTCATCAGGTAGAAGGCGCCGATCAGGCCGATGGCCCACAGCACCGACTTGCGGGCCGCGTGGGCCGTCGGCGTCGTGTAGAAGCGGATGAGGATGTGCGGCAGGCCGGCGGTGCCCAGCACGAGGGCCAGGCCGAGGGACAGGAAGTCGAACTTGCCGGTCAGGTCCTTGCCGTAGAGCTGCCCGGGCTGCAGGAAGGCGGCGCCCTTGCCGGACTTCTCGGCGGCCGCCCCGAGCAGCTCGGAGAGGTTGAAGTGGAACTGGGCGAGCACGAGGAGCGTGATCAGCAGCGTCCCGACCATCAGCAGCACGGCCTTGACGATCTGCACCCACGTGGTGCCCTTCATTCCGCCGAAGGTGACGTAGATGATCATCAGCACGCCGACGCCCACGATGACGAGGTTCTTCAGCGCCGGGTCGTTCACCCCGAGCAGCAGCCCGACCAGGCTGCCGGCGCCCACCATCTGCGCCAGCAGGTAGAAGATCGACACCACGATCGTGGAGGCCGCGGCGGCGCTGCGGACCGGCGTCTGGCGCATCCGGTACGCGAGCTGGTCGGCCATCGTGTAGCGGCCCGAGTTGCGCAGCAGCTCGGCCACCAGCAGCAGGGCGACCAGCCACGCCACCAGGAAGCCGATGGAGTACAGGAAGCCGTCGTAGCCGTAGAGCGCGATGGACCCGGAGATGCCGAGGAAGGACGCGGCCGACATGTAGTCGCCGCCGATCGCGAGGCCGTTCTGGAAGCCGGAGAAGTTGCGGCCACCGGCGTAGTAGTCGGCGGTGGTCTTGTTCTGCCGCGAGGCCCAGAACGTGATCCCGAGGGTGATGGCCACCACGACGAGGAACAGGCCGATGGTGAGCCCCCGGTTGTCGGAGGCGGCGAGCGGGACCAGCAGCGGCGCGCTCACCGGCCCTCCTCCTGCTCGAAACGCTCACGGAGCCGGGTGGCCAGCGGGTCGAGCGACCGGGTGGCGTGCCGGGAGTAGAGGTAGGCGATGACGAAGGTCGACACGAACTGCAGCAGCCCGAACACCACGGCGACGTTGATGTTGCCGGCGACCGGGGTGTCCATGAACCCGCGGGCCCAGTTGTTGGCCACGACGTAGGTGACGTACCAGGCCATGAAGGCGATGGTGGCGGGGAAGGCGAACCGGGTGTAGCGGCGCTTCAGCTCGACGAAGTCGGGCTCGGCGGCGATCGCGGCGTAGGCGTCCTCGTGGGCGCTGCGCGGACTGCGTCCGGCGGCCTCGGGCAGGGGGGTCGTGCTCTCCGTCATCAGAGCCTCCACGGGTAGTCGTGGACGCACCCTAGCCCCGACCACGGACAGCCGGCAGGCGGCGCGGCGAACCGTTCCGGGCGGCCGGCCGGGCGGGTTCAGAGGCGGATCTCGAGCGCGTCCTCGTCCTCGACCAGGACCAGCCCGGAGTGGTCGACCTCGGCCCGCCAGCAGGACGCCTGGAACGGCAGCAGCAGGGGCTCGGGTGAGCGCGCGGAGCTGTCGTAGAGCTCGCCCACGTCGGCCAGCAGGCGGGCGCGCCGCTCGTCGGTGAGCGCGGCGGCGTAGGGCTGCCGCGCAGCCATCGCCACCAGGCCGCTGCGGGTGATCGGCACCCAGTTGCGGAAGTTGCGGCGCTCGAGCCCGCTGAAGTAGGGGCTGCCGGCCAGGGCCTCGACCGCCTCGGTGCCGAAGTCGCCGCCCATGGCCCGGGGGTCCGCGTCGCGCATCAGCGCCGTCAGCCGCCGGACCCACGGCACCGTGTCGTCCCGGGTGTTGTAGGCCACGGCGAGGTGGCCGCCGGGGCGCAGCACGCGGGCGATCTCGGTCAGCGCGAGGCCCGGCGCGAACCGGTGCAGCGTCTGGGACGCGGTCACGACGTCGAAGTGGCAGGACAGGTAGGGCAGCGACTCCACCTGGCCGGCCACGTGCAGCCGGGTGCCCAGGCGGTCCGCGAGGTGGGCGACCGCCTCCACCGCCCGGTCGAGGCCGAACACCTCGTGGCCGGCGTCGTGCAGCATGGCGGCGAGGCCGCCGCGACCGCTGCCGAGGTCGAGGACGCGGGCCCGCTGCTCGCCCACCATCCACCGGGTCGCGGCCACCGGATAGGGAGTCCGGCGGGCGTCGTCCATGCGGGAGACTCTAGTCGTGCCCGACCCGCTCGCCGACCTCGCGCAGCTCGAGGGCGTGCCCTCCGCGGTGGCCTCGGCGCTGGACGCCGTCGACGCGGTGCTGCGCGACCGCGGCCTCCGCCGGCTGAGCCCCGAGCAGGTCGCGGCGTCGCTGCTGCTGGGCGCCCGGGCCAGCGCCGGGCTGACCGGGCAGGCGGACCGCTGGTTGCCCGGGGCGGTCCGGCTCTCGACCGAGCTGACGACCCTGGCGGGGACGCTGCGGGTCGCGCCGGCGCAGGCCCTGGCCCGTGCGCACGTGCTCGTCGCGCAGGGGCAGGTGCCCGACGAGGACCTGGGCCGGGTCCGCGCCGACGGGGCGACCACCGAGCGGCTGGCCGGGTTGACGACGCTGCTCACGCGACCGGGCGCCGGGTCGGCGGTGGTGCTGGCTGCCGTGGTGCACGCCGAGCTGGCCGACCTCGCGCCCTTCGGCACGGCCGACGCCGTCGTGGCCCGCGCCGCCGAGCACCTGGTGCTGGTCTCGGCGGGCGTCGACCCGCGCGCGGCCATCCCGGTCGAGGCCGGGCACGCGGACGCCGGTCCGGCCTACGGTGAGGCCCTGGCCGGCTACGCCACCGGGTCGGTGGCGGGGGTGCGGGCCTGGTTGCTGCACTGCGCCACCGCGCTCGGCCGCGGGGCGGAGCTCTCGGCGCTGCGGTCCCGCACCGGCTGAGGCCTGGTCCGGCCCGGTGGTGCGGCGCAGCGGAGTGTGTGTGGCACGGCGCCCGCAGGGCGGGCGCCGTGCCGAGCCCGGTCCGGAGCGACCATGCGTGCAGGTTCTCCGCGTTGGCCCAGGAAGACCTGGATCTCAACTGCCCCTCAGGGATGGGTGATCGCCGCGTGGGTACTGCCGTCTCGAGCTCTCGACCGGTCGGGGGGTGGCGTCCCTGCGACCGATCTGGTGACCCACCAGGTCGCTCGCCTCGGGCTCCTCGCCACCGGCTTCGCGGTCCTTACCTGCGTCCTTTGTACACGGGAAGTTCGGGCAAGTGAAGGGTTTCCCGGACCGCGCCCTCTTTGACCGGACATGACGCGGAGGAGGTGCGACCGGGGCCGGTCGGGGCGGTCCGCGCCCCTGTCCCGTCCCGTTCGTCCACAGGGCTGGACCTCGTCCGAAGGGCGTCCACAGGTCCCGCCGACGACGTCGGGTCCGGGCGCCGGGTCCCCAGACTGACGCCATGGACCTGACCGGACCTCCCCAGCCCGTCGTCGTGACCGGGGACCCCGAGCTGCTGAGCCGGGTGCACGCGGTGACGGCCACCCTGGCCGTGCAGCCCGTGCTGGTGGACCAGCCGGCCGAGGTCCGCGGGGCGTGGGCGTCGGCGCCGCTGGTGGTCGTCGGGCCGGACGCGGCGGCCGACGTCGTCGGGCTCCGGCTGCCGCCCCGGCGGGGCCTGCTGATCGTCGGTCGGGACCAGGACCCGGCAGCCGCCCTCCGCCACTCCGCGGTGCTCGGCGCCGCGGTGCTCACGCTGCCCAGCGGCGCCGAGGCGCTCGCCGCCGCCGTCGGCGGGCGCGGTGGCCGACCGCCCGGCTCGGGCCGGCTGCTGGTGCTGACCGGGGCGGGTGGCGGCGTGGGCACCTCGACGACGGCGGCCGCCCTCGCGCTCACCGCGGCCCGGGACGGCACCCCGACGGCGCTGGTGGACCTGGACGAGGCCGGCGGGGGTGTCGACCTGCTGCTCGGGGCCGAGCAGCAGGAGGGCTGGCGGTGGCCCCGGCTGGCGGGGGCCCGGGGTTTTCTCGGCGACCTGCGCGGCCAGCTGCCGGTCGTCGAGGGCGTCGACGTGCTGTCGGTCGCCCGGTTGCCGTCGGCGCCGCCGCCGCTGACGGCGGAGGCGGTGGGGGCGGTGCTGCTCTCGCTGCTGCGGAGCCATGCGCTGGTGGTGGTCGACCTGCCGCGGCAGCCGGCGGTCGGGGCCGCGGAGGCCCTGCGCCAGGCGGACGAGGTGCTACTGGTGGTGCGCGCGGACGTCCGGGGCGTGGCGGCCGGCCGCGAGGCCGCCCGCGCCCTCGCCCCGGCCTGCGCCGTGCTGCGCGTGCTGACCCGGACGGGGCGTCGGGGCGGGCTGGGCGCCGACGCCGCCGCCGAGGCGCTGGGACTGGGGTCGGCCGGGGTGGTGCCGCACGACCCGGCCGCGGCCGTCGCGGCCGAGCGCGGTGAGCCGCCGGGCCGCTCGGCGCGCAGCCCGTTGGCCCGGGGCAGCCGGGCCGTGCTGGACCGGTGCGTCCCACCGGTGGCGGCGGCGTGAGCGCGCCGGTCGAGCTGGACCCGCTGCGCACCCGGCTGGTCGCCCTCGGCCGGCCGCACACCGCGCACGACGTGGCCGAGGCGATGCGGGCCGAGGGCCGGCTCGTCACCGACGCCGTCCTGGTCGAGACGGTGGAGGCGCTGCGACGGCACAGCGTCGGGGCCGGACCGCTGGAGCCCCTGCTCCGGCTGCCCGGCGTGACCGACGTCCTCGTCAACGGTCCGGACCAGGTGCTCCTGGACCGGGGTGCCGGGCTGGAGCCCGCCGCCGTGCGGTTCGGGTCCGACGCCGAGGTGCGGGCCCTGGCCCAGCGGCTGGCCGCGTCGGTCGGTCGGCGCCTCGACGACGCCTCGCCCTTCGTCGACGCCCGGCTGCCCGACGGCACGCGGCTGCACGCCGTGCTGGCGACGGTGGCGCAGCCGGGCACCTGCCTGTCCCTGCGGGTGCCCGCGCGGCGCGGCCTCGGGCTCGACGACTTCGTGGCCTCCGGGGCGATGGGCCCCCGGGCCGCGGCCCTGCTCCGACGCGTGGTCGAGGCCCGGCTGGCCTTCCTGGTCAGCGGCGGCACCGGGTCGGGCAAGACGACGCTGCTCAGCGCCCTGCTGGCCCTGGTGCCGGCCGACCAGCGCGTCGTGGTGGCCGAGGACTCCCGCGAGCTCGACCCGGCGCACCCGCACGTCGTCCGGTTGGAGGGCCGGCCGGCCAACGCCGAGGGGGTGGGCGCCCTGACCCTGACCGAGCTGGTCCGCCAGGCCCTGCGGATGCGGCCGGACCGGATCGTGGTCGGGGAGGTCCGCGGCGGGGAGATCTGCGACCTGCTGCGGGCCCTGAACACCGGGCACGAGGGAGGCTGCGGCACGGTGCACGCCAACTCGGCGGAGGACGTGCCTGCCCGGCTGGAGGCGCTGGGGGCGCTCGGCGGCCTGGGCCGGGCGGCGCTGCACGCCCAGGTCGCCTCGGCCCTCGACGTGGTCCTGCACATCCGGCGTGACCCGGCCGGGGTCCGTCGGATGGCCGAGGTGCACGTGGTGGTCCGCGACGAGGTGTCCGGGCTCACCCGGACCTCCCCGGCCGTCACCTTCGGACCCGGCGGGCGGGCGCGGCTGGGGCCGGGCAGCGCGCGGCTGGAGAGGCTGCTGGACCGATGACGCTGCTCGCGGTGCTGCTGGCGGTGGCCGCCGCCCTCCTCGGGGTGACCCGTCCGGCGGCCGGTTGGGCCCGCGCGGACGTGGTCGACCAGGCCGACCCGGCACCGCGAACGGGCGGGAGCCCCCGGTCGGCGCGCGTGGTCGTGCTGGCCCTGGGCGGGGCGGCCGGGTCGCTGGTGCTCGGGGCGGTGCTGGCCGGGCTCCGTGGCGTGGTCCTCGCCAGCGCGGTCGGGCTGGTCGCCGTCACCGCCGGCCGGCTCGGTGTCCTGCGGGCCCGGCGCCGGGCGGCCGACCGGACGGCGCGGGAGGTGGTGGAGGGCTGCACGGTGCTGGCCGCCAACCTGCGCGTCGGCCAGGTCCCCGGCCTCGCCCTGGCGACGGCGGCCGCGGCGTGCCCGGTGCTGCGGCCGGCGCACGAGACCCAGCTGCTCGGCGGCGACGTGACCGCGGTGTGGTCACGCCAGGCCGCTCGACCGGGGGCCGGCGGCCTGCGCGAGCTGGCGCGCGCGTGGCGGGTCGCGACCCGGAGCGGGGCGTCGCTCGGCAGCACCCTCGAGCAGGTGGCGCTGGGGCAGTCGGCCGACCAGGCCCTGCGGGCCGTGGTGGGCGGGGAGCTGGCGGCTCCCCGGGCGACCGGCAAGCTCATGGCCGCGCTCCCCGCGCTCGGGCTGGGGATGGGCTACCTGCTGGGCGGGGACCCGATCGGCTGGCTGGTGGCGGGCCCGGCGGGCTGGGTCTGCGCCGTGCTCGGCGTGGCCCTCGCCTGCGCCGGGGTGCTCTGGATCGAGGCGCTGGCCCGGGCCGCGTCGGAGCAGGGCTGAGGTGTGGACGGCGTCGTCCCCGCCCTGGTGCCCGCGGTGCTCGCCGGAGTGGCGTGCCTCCTGGCGGCCCGCTCGCCCCGGGCGGGCCTGCACCGGATCGCCACGCCGCCGTCCCGGGTGCCGGCGCAGGGCGGCGGAGCCGTCGTCCGGGTCGCCCGGGGCCGGCCGGACGCTCCGTCCCCGGCTCGTCGGGTCGGCCTCGGTGCGGGAGCCGGGGCGGGCGCCTGCCTGGTCTGCTCCCGGCTGCTCGACGTCGGCTGGTGGCCGTTCCTCGGCTGGCCGGTGGTCCTCGCGGCCGCGGCCCTCCTGCTCGGCGGCCTCGAGCCGCGGTCGGCCCAGGCCCGGGCGCGACGGCTGGTCGCCGACGTGCCGCAGGCCCTGGAGCTCATGGCTGACGGGCTGGCGGCCGGGCTCCCCCTGCGGGGCGCCTGCGCCACCGTGGTGGACGCCTTCGACGGGCCGGTGGCCGAGGAGCTGGGAGCGGTGCTGCGGGCCGTCGAGCTGGGGGTCGGCGACGCCGCGGCCTGGAGCGGGCTCGTCGGGCACCCGCAGCTCGGCGCTGCCGCGGCGGACCTGGCCCGCGCCGCCGAGTCCGGGACCGAGCTGGTGGCCGCCCTGCGCCACCACGCCGCCACCGCCCGCGAGCAGCGCCGGGCGGCCCTCCAGCAGCGCGCCCGCAGCGTCGGGGTCCGCAGCGTGCTCCCGCTGATGACCTGCTTCATCCCTGCCTTCCTGCTGCTCGGGGTGGTGCCGACGGTGGTCTCGGCCGTGGTGCAGGCGTTCGGGTGAGCGGGGTGACCGTCCACAAGGGGCCGGGCCGGCCGGAGCCCGTGCACAGCGGGGTCGCCAGACCGCACGCTGGACGCCGCCGTCCGGAGACTCTCGCCGCAGCCAACGGGGCTGCCGCACCGCCAGGTGCGAGTCTTCCAGGAGGTCACGATGACGACGACGAACGAGACCGGCCGCGGGGTGCCGCGGGCGGAGGGGGCGGTGGGGAGCGTGCTGCCGGCCCCCACGACGGGTGGCTGGCCCGCCGTCCGCCGCGACCAGCGCGGGATGGTCAGCGCCGAGTGGGCGGTGGGCATCATCGCCGCCATCGGCATCGCCGGGGTCCTGCTCGCGGTGGTGACCAGCGGCCCGGTGGAGAAGGCCATCCTGGAGTTCATCCTGACGGTGATCCGGGCCTTCGCGCGCGGGCTCTGACGGTCGACGCCGTGGTCTCCAGCGGCGAGGTCACGCGTTCGCGCAGCGGGCGCGGGATGGTGACGGCCGAGCTGGCCGTCGCCATCCTGGCGGCACTCAGCCTCTTCCTGCTGCTGAGCTGGGGGATCGTGCTCGTGGTCCAGCAGCTGCGCTGCGAGGACACGGCGGCGGCGGTGGCCCGTCAGGAGGCCCGCGGCGACCGGGTCGCGGCGGCGGTCGCCCGGGCGCAGGCTCCGGACGGGGCCGCGGTGCGGGTGAGCCGGCGGTCGGGGCAGGTGGTGGTGCGGGTGGAGGTCACCGTGCAGCCCTTCGCCGGTGGGCGGCTGGCCGTTCCGCTGGCGGCGGAGGCGGCCGTGGTGCCCGAGCCCGGTGGGCTGGGGCGGTGAGTGTCCCGGTGCCCGGGGCCGCCGGCCAGCGGGGCAGCGCCTCGATCCTGGTCGCCGGCGTGCTGGGGGTCGTCGTCGTGCTCGTCGGCGTCGCCCTGCTGGTCGCCGGCTACGCGATGGCCCAGCACCGCGTGCGGGCGGCCGCCGACCTGGCCGCGGTCAGCGGAGCCGCGGCCTTCGCCGGAGGTCGCGACGCCTGCGCGCAGGCCCGGCGGACCGCCGGGGCCAACGGCGCTTCGCTGCTGACCTGCAGCACCGTGGGGGACCCGGTCGAGTACGTGGTGAGCGTGCGGGTCGCACTGGGCGTGGGCACCCGTGTGCCGGGACTGCCGACGCGCGTCGTCAGCGAGGCGCACGCGGGGTCGGCGCCGTGAGGGGGCGTCGGCTAGGGGTGCTGCTCCGCCGCGTCGGCGGGGCCCGTGGGGTCGGCC
The window above is part of the Friedmanniella luteola genome. Proteins encoded here:
- the acs gene encoding acetate--CoA ligase; its protein translation is MHEDRRFPPPPELAAHANVTAATYAEAEADVEAFWAQQARRISWETEPTQVLDWSNPPFAQWFADGRLNAAYNCLDRHVEAGLGDRVAFHFEGEPGDTRTITYADLASEVRQAANALTAIGVEAGDRVAIYLPMIPEAVVAMLACARIGAPHTVVFGGFSADALASRIQDCGVEVVITADGGFRRGKPSPLKPAVDAALESCPDVHHVLVVRRTEQETAMAEGRDLWWHEFVGGQATEHACEFFPAEHPLYIMYTSGSTGKPKGILHTTGGYLVGTAYTHWATFDLKPETDVFWTAADIGWVTGHSYLVYGPLANGATSVMYEGTPDTPHQGRWWELVDKYGVTILYCAPTAIRTFMKWGADIPERHDLSSLRLLGSVGEPINPEAYVWYRHHIGHDRTPVVDTWWQTETGMHMISPMPGVTVGKPGAAMTPVPGVKVEVVNDEGQPVGNGQGGYLTVTHPWPAMLRTLWGDDERYVDTYWSRFPGMYFAGDGAKKDEDGDIWFLGRVDDVMNVSGHRMSTTEIESALVSHPKVAEAAVVGATDPMTGQAVVAFVILRSEAGDGGPDVVQELRAHVAREIGAIAKPRQIMVVEELPKTRSGKIMRRLLRDIAENRELGDVTTLTDSSVMTLIQENLAASPASED
- a CDS encoding solute symporter family protein, with translation MSAPLLVPLAASDNRGLTIGLFLVVVAITLGITFWASRQNKTTADYYAGGRNFSGFQNGLAIGGDYMSAASFLGISGSIALYGYDGFLYSIGFLVAWLVALLLVAELLRNSGRYTMADQLAYRMRQTPVRSAAAASTIVVSIFYLLAQMVGAGSLVGLLLGVNDPALKNLVIVGVGVLMIIYVTFGGMKGTTWVQIVKAVLLMVGTLLITLLVLAQFHFNLSELLGAAAEKSGKGAAFLQPGQLYGKDLTGKFDFLSLGLALVLGTAGLPHILIRFYTTPTAHAARKSVLWAIGLIGAFYLMTLVLGFGAAALVDTGKGSQIATTSGNAASPLLAQAVGGGEGTLGGSVLLALISAVAFATILAVVAGLTLTSASSVAHDLYASVLKKGRASERSELVVVRIAAFAIGAVAIALAIPAQRLNIAFLVALAFAVAASANLPALLFNLFWRRFNTLGATCSIYGGLLAAVLLVVFSPVTSGTETSLIPGLDFAWFPLRNPGLVSIPFGFLCGIVGTLLSKDPEAERRYDELSVRSLTGAGAEKAVSH
- a CDS encoding DUF485 domain-containing protein, which gives rise to MTESTTPLPEAAGRSPRSAHEDAYAAIAAEPDFVELKRRYTRFAFPATIAFMAWYVTYVVANNWARGFMDTPVAGNINVAVVFGLLQFVSTFVIAYLYSRHATRSLDPLATRLRERFEQEEGR
- a CDS encoding class I SAM-dependent methyltransferase, with product MDDARRTPYPVAATRWMVGEQRARVLDLGSGRGGLAAMLHDAGHEVFGLDRAVEAVAHLADRLGTRLHVAGQVESLPYLSCHFDVVTASQTLHRFAPGLALTEIARVLRPGGHLAVAYNTRDDTVPWVRRLTALMRDADPRAMGGDFGTEAVEALAGSPYFSGLERRNFRNWVPITRSGLVAMAARQPYAAALTDERRARLLADVGELYDSSARSPEPLLLPFQASCWRAEVDHSGLVLVEDEDALEIRL
- the ssd gene encoding septum site-determining protein Ssd, whose protein sequence is MDLTGPPQPVVVTGDPELLSRVHAVTATLAVQPVLVDQPAEVRGAWASAPLVVVGPDAAADVVGLRLPPRRGLLIVGRDQDPAAALRHSAVLGAAVLTLPSGAEALAAAVGGRGGRPPGSGRLLVLTGAGGGVGTSTTAAALALTAARDGTPTALVDLDEAGGGVDLLLGAEQQEGWRWPRLAGARGFLGDLRGQLPVVEGVDVLSVARLPSAPPPLTAEAVGAVLLSLLRSHALVVVDLPRQPAVGAAEALRQADEVLLVVRADVRGVAAGREAARALAPACAVLRVLTRTGRRGGLGADAAAEALGLGSAGVVPHDPAAAVAAERGEPPGRSARSPLARGSRAVLDRCVPPVAAA
- a CDS encoding TadA family conjugal transfer-associated ATPase, with the translated sequence MSAPVELDPLRTRLVALGRPHTAHDVAEAMRAEGRLVTDAVLVETVEALRRHSVGAGPLEPLLRLPGVTDVLVNGPDQVLLDRGAGLEPAAVRFGSDAEVRALAQRLAASVGRRLDDASPFVDARLPDGTRLHAVLATVAQPGTCLSLRVPARRGLGLDDFVASGAMGPRAAALLRRVVEARLAFLVSGGTGSGKTTLLSALLALVPADQRVVVAEDSRELDPAHPHVVRLEGRPANAEGVGALTLTELVRQALRMRPDRIVVGEVRGGEICDLLRALNTGHEGGCGTVHANSAEDVPARLEALGALGGLGRAALHAQVASALDVVLHIRRDPAGVRRMAEVHVVVRDEVSGLTRTSPAVTFGPGGRARLGPGSARLERLLDR
- a CDS encoding type II secretion system F family protein; this encodes MTLLAVLLAVAAALLGVTRPAAGWARADVVDQADPAPRTGGSPRSARVVVLALGGAAGSLVLGAVLAGLRGVVLASAVGLVAVTAGRLGVLRARRRAADRTAREVVEGCTVLAANLRVGQVPGLALATAAAACPVLRPAHETQLLGGDVTAVWSRQAARPGAGGLRELARAWRVATRSGASLGSTLEQVALGQSADQALRAVVGGELAAPRATGKLMAALPALGLGMGYLLGGDPIGWLVAGPAGWVCAVLGVALACAGVLWIEALARAASEQG
- a CDS encoding type II secretion system F family protein, with protein sequence MDGVVPALVPAVLAGVACLLAARSPRAGLHRIATPPSRVPAQGGGAVVRVARGRPDAPSPARRVGLGAGAGAGACLVCSRLLDVGWWPFLGWPVVLAAAALLLGGLEPRSAQARARRLVADVPQALELMADGLAAGLPLRGACATVVDAFDGPVAEELGAVLRAVELGVGDAAAWSGLVGHPQLGAAAADLARAAESGTELVAALRHHAATAREQRRAALQQRARSVGVRSVLPLMTCFIPAFLLLGVVPTVVSAVVQAFG
- a CDS encoding DUF4244 domain-containing protein, with product MTTTNETGRGVPRAEGAVGSVLPAPTTGGWPAVRRDQRGMVSAEWAVGIIAAIGIAGVLLAVVTSGPVEKAILEFILTVIRAFARGL
- a CDS encoding TadE family type IV pilus minor pilin, whose protein sequence is MVSSGEVTRSRSGRGMVTAELAVAILAALSLFLLLSWGIVLVVQQLRCEDTAAAVARQEARGDRVAAAVARAQAPDGAAVRVSRRSGQVVVRVEVTVQPFAGGRLAVPLAAEAAVVPEPGGLGR
- a CDS encoding Rv3654c family TadE-like protein, whose translation is MSVPVPGAAGQRGSASILVAGVLGVVVVLVGVALLVAGYAMAQHRVRAAADLAAVSGAAAFAGGRDACAQARRTAGANGASLLTCSTVGDPVEYVVSVRVALGVGTRVPGLPTRVVSEAHAGSAP